One window of Paludibacter propionicigenes WB4 genomic DNA carries:
- a CDS encoding outer membrane protein — translation MYKNKLFLLVFSLLVLTQFSVAQNNTNSPYTRFGYGNISDTNNGEQRGMGGVSIGSRSSSSINVVNPASYSVVDSMTFMFDVGTSALVSKFSEAGKKVSKMNANIEYITMQFPLAKWLGFSGGLLPYSFSGYDMSNKDTLLINSQVNGHDSIGATRTFIGNGGFSQVYMGLSAKINKHLSLGVNAYYMFGKVNNFRDLSFNSTTTNTLLSGDYISTTQTNVIRANNFRFRFGAQYNTTVNKNHDFTLGVIFEPKKAMNGDFIQTTYSAGDTTITNVSGFELPTVFGVGLSYTFKQRLTIGVDYSMQEWKKSKFFGKTDSLVNRSKLAVGIEYQKNPIGRYFSDRIRYRAGFNVSDSYYKIQGVSQPKNYGVSCGIGLPVINVFNNTISMLNASFEYGKIGSTSTLKENYYKFTFNVVFNEHWFMKRKL, via the coding sequence ATGTACAAAAATAAGCTATTTCTTCTCGTATTTTCTCTTCTTGTTTTAACTCAGTTTTCTGTTGCTCAGAACAATACTAATTCTCCTTATACGAGATTTGGATATGGTAATATAAGTGATACTAATAATGGTGAACAACGAGGTATGGGGGGAGTTTCCATTGGTTCTCGTTCCAGTTCCAGTATCAATGTGGTTAACCCTGCTTCGTATAGTGTGGTTGACAGTATGACTTTTATGTTTGATGTAGGAACATCTGCTTTGGTCTCTAAATTTTCGGAGGCAGGTAAGAAGGTTTCGAAGATGAATGCCAATATCGAATATATTACAATGCAATTCCCCTTGGCCAAATGGTTGGGATTTAGTGGCGGTTTGTTGCCATATTCGTTTTCGGGCTATGATATGTCTAATAAGGATACTTTGTTGATAAACTCTCAGGTAAATGGACATGATAGCATCGGAGCGACCAGAACATTTATCGGAAATGGTGGTTTCTCTCAAGTTTATATGGGTCTTTCTGCAAAAATCAATAAGCACTTGTCGTTAGGGGTAAACGCTTATTATATGTTTGGAAAGGTAAATAATTTTCGCGATTTGAGTTTCAATAGTACTACAACTAATACTCTGTTATCTGGCGATTATATTTCAACAACTCAAACTAATGTAATCCGGGCAAATAATTTTCGCTTCAGGTTTGGTGCGCAGTATAACACAACTGTTAACAAGAACCACGATTTTACGCTCGGTGTTATTTTTGAACCAAAGAAAGCCATGAACGGCGACTTTATTCAAACTACATATAGCGCAGGTGATACAACAATTACCAATGTTTCTGGTTTTGAATTACCGACTGTTTTTGGGGTAGGATTAAGTTATACATTTAAGCAGAGGCTTACTATTGGTGTAGATTATAGCATGCAGGAATGGAAAAAATCGAAATTCTTCGGAAAAACTGACAGTTTGGTAAATCGGTCTAAACTGGCTGTTGGTATTGAATATCAGAAAAATCCAATCGGTAGATATTTCTCGGACAGAATTCGCTATCGCGCCGGTTTCAATGTTAGTGATTCTTATTATAAAATACAGGGAGTTTCACAACCAAAAAATTATGGTGTTTCATGCGGTATCGGATTACCTGTTATCAATGTATTCAACAATACTATTTCTATGCTAAATGCTTCGTTTGAATATGGAAAGATAGGCTCTACGTCTACGTTGAAAGAGAATTACTATAAATTTACATTTAATGTGGTTTTCAACGAGCATTGGTTTATGAAACGTAAGCTGTAA
- the pheT gene encoding phenylalanine--tRNA ligase subunit beta — MNISYNWLKQYINIDITPDELSKALTSIGLEVGGVEEVQTIKGGLEGLVIGEVLTCVNHENSDHLHVTTVNIGTPEPIQVVCGAPNVAAGQKVVVATVGTKLYSGEESFSIKRSKIRGVESFGMICAEDEIGVGTSHDGIIVLPVEAVPGTLAKDYYGIKNDTLLEVDITPNRIDAASHFGVARDLAAFFALKDKSVKLTKPSVEGFAIQNTNLTIPVTVENTDACPRYSAVTISGVKVAESPEWLKNYLHVIGLRPINNIVDVTNYVLHELGQPMHAFDADKIKGGEVRVKTLAEGTPFTTLDGAERKLNAADLMICNAKEPMCIGGVFGGLDSGVTETTQNVFLESAYFNPVSIRKTARRHGLNTDASFRYERGCDPTNTIYVLKRCALLIQEVAGGQISSDIVDIYPQEVKPFEVSVSLRKINTLIGKEIGKENIETILAALEMKIVSQNEEGYVLHVPAYRVDVQRDVDVIEDILRIYGYNNVEIGETLKSTLSYSSKPDSYKLQNLISEQLTAQGFNEVLNNSLTKGGYYTDLTSYPAAHSVKIINSLSSDLNVMRQTLLFGGLENINRNVNRRNADLKFYEFGNCYYYHAENKKEGEKLAAYSEDMHLGLWLTGNKHGQSWTATDEKSSIYELKAYIENILRRLGFNLRKLIVGEYADDLLSDALTIYSAAGRKLAVYGIVHHNIRKVTDIDQEVYYADLNWNAILAELGEHKVQYKELSKFPDVKRDLALLLDKNVAFAEIEKIAFETERKLLKKVNLFDVYEGKNLEAGKKSYAVSFLLQDETKTLTDTQIESIMKKLQANFETKLGAKLR; from the coding sequence ATGAATATATCGTATAACTGGCTGAAGCAATACATTAACATTGATATTACGCCCGATGAATTATCAAAAGCACTCACTTCCATCGGTCTGGAAGTAGGCGGAGTGGAAGAAGTTCAAACTATTAAAGGTGGATTGGAAGGATTGGTTATTGGAGAAGTACTGACCTGCGTCAATCATGAAAACTCTGACCACTTACATGTTACAACCGTAAACATTGGTACACCGGAACCCATTCAGGTAGTATGCGGTGCTCCCAACGTAGCTGCCGGACAAAAGGTAGTAGTGGCAACAGTAGGCACCAAGTTATATTCAGGCGAAGAAAGTTTTTCCATAAAACGCTCAAAAATACGCGGTGTAGAATCGTTCGGGATGATATGTGCCGAAGATGAAATAGGCGTAGGAACAAGCCACGACGGCATTATTGTACTTCCTGTTGAAGCAGTACCCGGAACCTTAGCCAAAGATTATTACGGCATTAAAAACGACACTTTATTAGAAGTAGATATTACTCCAAACCGCATTGATGCAGCTTCACACTTCGGTGTAGCGCGCGATTTGGCAGCATTCTTTGCATTAAAAGACAAATCGGTAAAACTCACCAAACCATCGGTAGAGGGTTTTGCCATACAAAATACCAACCTGACTATACCGGTAACTGTAGAAAACACAGATGCCTGTCCTCGTTATTCGGCTGTAACTATTTCGGGCGTAAAAGTTGCCGAATCGCCTGAATGGTTGAAAAACTACCTGCATGTTATCGGGCTTCGTCCAATCAATAATATAGTGGATGTTACCAACTACGTATTGCACGAATTGGGTCAGCCAATGCATGCTTTTGATGCAGATAAAATTAAAGGCGGCGAAGTACGCGTAAAAACATTGGCAGAAGGAACTCCTTTTACCACATTGGATGGAGCGGAACGCAAGCTGAATGCTGCCGATCTGATGATTTGCAATGCCAAAGAACCTATGTGTATCGGTGGTGTGTTTGGTGGACTGGACTCAGGAGTTACCGAAACAACTCAAAACGTATTTTTGGAAAGTGCATACTTCAATCCCGTCTCTATCCGCAAAACAGCTCGTCGTCATGGCTTAAACACAGACGCATCGTTCCGCTACGAACGCGGTTGCGATCCTACCAACACCATTTATGTACTGAAACGCTGCGCCCTACTGATTCAGGAAGTGGCAGGCGGACAAATATCAAGCGATATAGTGGACATTTACCCACAAGAAGTAAAGCCATTCGAAGTATCGGTATCGCTGCGCAAAATCAATACATTAATTGGCAAAGAAATTGGCAAAGAGAATATTGAAACCATTTTGGCAGCGCTGGAAATGAAAATAGTGAGCCAAAACGAAGAAGGTTACGTGCTTCATGTACCCGCTTACCGCGTGGATGTGCAACGCGACGTGGATGTGATTGAAGACATTCTGCGTATTTACGGCTACAACAATGTGGAGATAGGCGAAACACTGAAATCAACCCTGAGCTACAGCTCAAAACCTGACAGCTACAAACTGCAAAACCTGATTTCGGAACAGCTCACAGCGCAAGGATTCAACGAAGTGCTGAATAACTCCCTGACCAAAGGCGGTTATTATACCGACCTCACCTCCTACCCTGCCGCGCACAGCGTGAAAATCATAAACTCGCTGAGCTCAGATTTGAACGTCATGCGTCAGACTTTGTTATTTGGTGGATTGGAAAACATCAACCGCAACGTGAACCGCAGAAATGCCGACTTGAAATTCTACGAATTCGGAAACTGCTATTATTATCATGCCGAAAACAAAAAAGAAGGAGAGAAACTGGCTGCTTACTCTGAAGACATGCATCTGGGACTGTGGCTTACGGGCAACAAGCACGGACAATCATGGACGGCTACTGACGAGAAATCGAGTATTTATGAGCTAAAAGCTTATATCGAAAATATATTACGCCGACTGGGATTCAACCTGCGCAAACTGATTGTTGGTGAATATGCCGACGATTTATTGAGCGACGCATTGACAATTTATAGTGCTGCCGGTCGTAAACTGGCCGTTTACGGTATCGTTCACCACAACATACGCAAAGTTACCGACATTGATCAGGAGGTGTATTATGCCGACCTGAACTGGAACGCTATACTGGCTGAACTGGGCGAACACAAGGTACAATATAAAGAGCTGTCGAAATTCCCTGACGTGAAACGCGACCTGGCTCTGTTGCTCGACAAGAACGTAGCATTTGCCGAAATAGAAAAAATAGCTTTCGAAACTGAACGCAAGCTGTTGAAAAAAGTAAACCTGTTTGACGTGTACGAAGGCAAGAATTTGGAAGCAGGCAAAAAATCGTATGCTGTGAGTTTCTTATTGCAGGACGAAACAAAAACACTGACTGATACGCAGATTGAAAGTATTATGAAGAAGCTTCAAGCGAACTTTGAAACTAAGCTGGGAGCGAAACTAAGATAG
- a CDS encoding NAD(P)H-binding protein, which translates to MKAIVIGGTGMVGKQLLKQLTENDTYSEIISLVRRPSKLSHAKLKEEVIDFDRLNDYSGLINAEVLFSTLGTTIAQAKTKKAQFKVDYTYQLTVAEIAAANGISSYVLVSSAGASSSSALFYPNMKGKLDDAVRKLPFKVISILRPGQLDGIREEKRVTEKISLTVMYFLNRFGILKRYKPIQAHEVARAMINAAAQKESAIYTLSEVFDLAK; encoded by the coding sequence ATGAAAGCAATCGTGATTGGTGGAACGGGTATGGTTGGCAAGCAATTGCTTAAACAGCTGACAGAAAATGATACTTATTCTGAAATTATTTCGCTGGTGCGTCGACCCAGCAAGCTGTCACATGCCAAACTGAAAGAAGAAGTTATCGATTTCGATCGCCTCAACGATTATTCAGGATTAATCAACGCCGAGGTGCTTTTTTCAACCCTGGGGACAACCATTGCACAAGCTAAAACCAAAAAAGCTCAATTCAAAGTTGACTACACATACCAACTCACAGTAGCCGAAATTGCTGCTGCCAATGGTATTAGCAGCTATGTATTAGTCTCATCTGCAGGTGCAAGTTCATCGTCAGCGCTGTTTTACCCCAACATGAAAGGGAAATTAGACGATGCCGTTCGCAAACTTCCGTTCAAAGTCATCAGTATCCTACGCCCCGGTCAGCTCGATGGCATTCGAGAAGAAAAACGAGTTACAGAAAAAATATCACTGACTGTCATGTACTTTCTGAATCGATTTGGGATTCTGAAACGGTATAAGCCTATACAAGCTCACGAAGTTGCCCGAGCCATGATTAATGCTGCTGCACAAAAAGAATCTGCAATCTACACCCTGTCGGAAGTATTCGATTTGGCAAAATAG
- a CDS encoding type III pantothenate kinase, with amino-acid sequence MNLCIDQGNSSTKVGVFNQTELVETFIFERFGKADVLTLTDRFFIDRCIISSVTSDNKEFIDFLEASFDNFIELSHKTAIPIENRYATPETLGKDRLAAVIGASFLKQNTDILVVDAGTAITYDFIDSQNIYHGGNIAPGLNLRLRALHEFTHKLPLIETKEESPLLGNSTDSAILSGAIYGIVFEIDGYINVLKIKYPQLSVFLTGGSTFYFDTKLKNAIFAERNLVLIGLNRILQYNVQK; translated from the coding sequence ATGAATCTGTGTATTGATCAGGGAAACTCAAGTACAAAAGTGGGTGTTTTCAATCAAACTGAATTAGTTGAAACATTTATTTTCGAGAGATTCGGGAAGGCGGACGTTTTGACTCTGACTGACAGATTCTTTATTGATCGCTGTATAATTTCAAGTGTAACCTCTGATAACAAAGAGTTTATTGACTTTCTGGAAGCAAGCTTTGATAACTTTATCGAGTTGTCGCATAAAACTGCTATCCCGATTGAAAACCGATATGCTACACCCGAGACGCTGGGCAAAGACAGATTAGCTGCTGTTATTGGAGCTTCATTTCTCAAACAGAATACGGATATCCTGGTTGTTGATGCCGGTACAGCTATCACATACGATTTTATCGATTCTCAAAATATATACCATGGCGGTAATATTGCGCCGGGATTAAATTTAAGGCTGCGTGCTTTGCATGAATTTACTCATAAACTGCCATTGATTGAAACTAAAGAAGAAAGTCCGTTACTGGGAAATTCAACTGATTCGGCCATTCTTTCGGGTGCTATTTATGGCATTGTCTTCGAAATAGATGGTTATATAAATGTATTAAAAATTAAATATCCACAACTTTCAGTATTTTTAACGGGCGGTAGCACTTTTTACTTTGATACGAAGCTAAAAAATGCCATCTTTGCAGAAAGAAATTTAGTGTTAATCGGTCTGAACCGCATACTTCAATACAATGTACAAAAATAA
- the hisG gene encoding ATP phosphoribosyltransferase, translated as MLRIAIQAKGRLYEETMALLTETGIKLESGKRLLLLPARNFPLEVLFLRDDDIPQSVADGVADIGIVGENEYAEKKKNVILTKRLGFSKCRLSLAIPKEQDYTDISWFNGKVIATSYPIILEDFLKENNVKADIHVITGSVEIAPNIGLSDAIFDIVSSGSTLVTNHLKEVEVLMKSEALLISNPKLSDEKQAVLNELLFRIEAVQMAEDKKYVLMNVPVDNIDKIIEVLPGMKSPTIMPLAKEGWNSLHVVIDEKRFWDIIGKLKALGAEGILVLPIEKMIL; from the coding sequence ATGTTACGAATTGCGATACAGGCTAAAGGCCGATTGTACGAAGAAACCATGGCGTTGCTAACCGAAACAGGCATTAAACTTGAATCGGGGAAACGTCTGCTATTATTACCAGCGCGGAATTTTCCTCTCGAAGTTTTATTCCTACGCGATGATGATATTCCTCAGTCGGTAGCCGATGGAGTGGCTGATATAGGAATCGTTGGGGAAAATGAGTATGCTGAAAAGAAGAAAAATGTGATATTGACTAAGCGTTTAGGTTTTAGCAAGTGCAGACTCTCTTTAGCTATTCCAAAGGAACAGGATTATACTGATATTAGCTGGTTCAACGGCAAGGTTATAGCAACATCGTATCCTATTATTTTAGAGGATTTTTTGAAAGAAAATAATGTAAAGGCAGATATACACGTTATAACCGGTTCTGTAGAAATTGCCCCTAATATAGGTCTTTCTGATGCAATTTTTGATATAGTGAGTTCGGGAAGTACATTGGTTACCAATCATCTGAAAGAAGTTGAGGTGTTGATGAAATCTGAAGCGCTGCTTATTTCCAATCCGAAGCTTTCAGATGAGAAACAAGCGGTATTAAACGAATTGCTTTTTAGAATTGAGGCTGTGCAGATGGCCGAAGATAAAAAATATGTGTTGATGAATGTGCCTGTAGATAATATTGATAAAATTATCGAAGTACTTCCGGGAATGAAGAGCCCAACTATTATGCCGTTGGCAAAGGAAGGTTGGAACTCGCTTCATGTAGTAATTGACGAGAAACGTTTTTGGGATATCATTGGCAAGCTGAAAGCTCTTGGCGCCGAAGGAATTTTGGTACTACCTATCGAAAAGATGATTTTATAA
- the lptC gene encoding LPS export ABC transporter periplasmic protein LptC has protein sequence MIEKRPKMLGILRLIKLGLIGRALICSALFVILLVACTQEKPLKISAVKDRSAMPQLHATEVTTVISDSGITRYRISTPRWDVYDRAAQPYWEFPKGIHLERFNPDLKVDANIHSNYAKFNQNEKIWELKGKVRMINLQGELFETEHLFWNQNLERIYSDTLVRITKAQGIINALSFESNQSMTRYSFRNATGPIVVPEDKR, from the coding sequence ATGATTGAAAAGAGACCAAAGATGTTGGGTATTCTCCGTTTGATAAAACTTGGTTTGATTGGTCGGGCGTTAATATGTAGTGCTTTATTTGTAATATTGCTAGTAGCCTGTACTCAGGAAAAACCGCTTAAGATCTCTGCTGTCAAAGACCGTTCGGCAATGCCTCAGCTGCATGCAACTGAAGTTACTACAGTTATTTCAGATTCGGGCATTACGCGTTACAGAATATCTACACCTCGTTGGGATGTATATGACAGAGCTGCGCAACCGTACTGGGAGTTTCCTAAAGGAATACATTTAGAGCGTTTTAATCCGGATTTAAAAGTAGATGCCAATATTCACAGTAACTACGCGAAATTTAATCAGAACGAAAAAATCTGGGAACTGAAAGGCAAAGTAAGGATGATTAATTTGCAGGGCGAACTTTTTGAAACGGAGCATTTGTTTTGGAACCAGAATCTGGAGCGTATTTATTCCGATACGCTTGTGAGAATCACCAAAGCTCAGGGTATTATTAATGCATTGTCTTTTGAGTCAAATCAATCAATGACGCGGTATAGTTTTAGAAATGCTACCGGTCCCATTGTTGTACCGGAAGATAAACGATAA
- a CDS encoding AMP-binding protein → MIQENFIRLFEDGFRKNWDLPGFTNYGEDVTLTYADIARKVAELHILFEQCKIEPNDKIALIGRNNANWAVTYIAVVTYGAIVVPILQDFNANDVHHITNHSESKLLFAGDAIWENLEEEKLTTVKAVFSLTNFSCTTLLNAVAEDITDNPELQHNDNLDLSEIDMETVKKLFAEKYPYGFHKDCVRYADKSNAEIVSINYTSGTTGFSKGVMTSGNALAGNITFGFRTKLVAPYYRIVSFLPLAHAYGCAFDFLTPVCAGCHIHFIGKTPSAKILLKAFAEIKPSVIFCVPLIIEKIYKKQIQPMLAKPSMRWVLSIPFLDQPVLAQIRKKLIDAFGGEFSEVVVGGAPLNAEVEEFFHKIKFPFTVGYGMTECAPLVSYANTKDFVPKSSGKLLDIMEAKILNRDESTGVGEICVRGENVMSGYYKNPEGTSQIIDSEGWLHTGDLGTVDEDGNVFIRGRNKTMILSANGQNIYPEEIEAKLNNMPYVLESLVIESHGKLVAMVCPDYEAVDAEGVDQKQLEILMEENRKALNSIVAAYEGISKIQLYPHEFEKTPKKSIKRYLYSSNS, encoded by the coding sequence ATGATTCAGGAAAACTTTATTCGGTTGTTCGAAGATGGATTTCGTAAGAACTGGGACTTGCCGGGATTTACAAATTATGGAGAAGATGTGACGCTTACTTACGCCGATATAGCACGAAAAGTGGCAGAATTGCATATTCTTTTTGAACAATGTAAGATAGAGCCCAACGATAAAATTGCACTCATTGGGCGAAATAATGCTAACTGGGCCGTGACTTATATAGCTGTGGTTACTTACGGAGCCATAGTTGTTCCCATTCTGCAGGATTTTAATGCCAACGATGTGCATCATATTACCAATCATTCCGAATCAAAACTTCTTTTTGCAGGTGATGCTATTTGGGAAAATCTGGAAGAAGAAAAGCTGACCACAGTAAAAGCTGTGTTCTCGTTGACCAACTTTAGCTGTACTACACTCTTAAATGCTGTGGCGGAGGATATCACCGATAATCCGGAGCTACAACACAATGACAATCTGGACTTGTCGGAAATAGATATGGAAACCGTAAAGAAATTGTTTGCCGAAAAATATCCTTACGGTTTTCATAAAGACTGTGTGCGGTATGCCGATAAATCGAATGCTGAAATTGTGTCCATTAATTATACTTCCGGCACCACCGGCTTTAGTAAAGGTGTGATGACAAGCGGCAATGCTTTAGCAGGCAATATCACCTTTGGTTTTCGCACTAAATTGGTAGCACCTTATTATCGCATTGTTTCTTTTCTGCCCTTGGCGCATGCCTACGGTTGTGCTTTCGATTTTCTTACTCCGGTTTGTGCCGGATGCCACATTCACTTTATTGGTAAAACGCCCTCAGCAAAGATACTTCTCAAGGCTTTTGCTGAAATCAAACCAAGCGTGATATTTTGCGTGCCACTTATTATAGAGAAAATATACAAGAAGCAGATTCAGCCCATGCTGGCTAAACCATCCATGCGTTGGGTGTTGAGCATTCCGTTTCTTGATCAACCGGTTTTGGCTCAGATACGCAAAAAGTTGATTGATGCTTTTGGTGGCGAGTTTTCCGAGGTTGTGGTTGGTGGTGCGCCGCTGAATGCCGAAGTGGAGGAATTTTTCCACAAAATAAAATTTCCTTTTACGGTAGGATATGGTATGACCGAGTGCGCTCCGCTGGTCAGTTATGCCAATACCAAAGATTTTGTTCCTAAATCATCAGGAAAACTGTTGGACATTATGGAGGCGAAAATACTGAATAGGGATGAAAGTACCGGTGTTGGAGAAATTTGTGTCCGGGGCGAGAATGTAATGTCCGGTTATTATAAGAATCCTGAAGGAACTTCGCAGATAATTGACTCCGAAGGTTGGTTGCACACGGGTGACCTTGGAACAGTAGATGAAGACGGCAATGTGTTTATACGTGGACGTAATAAAACAATGATTTTGAGTGCCAATGGTCAGAATATATATCCTGAAGAGATAGAAGCAAAGCTGAATAACATGCCTTATGTGTTGGAAAGTCTGGTTATTGAAAGTCACGGAAAGCTCGTTGCCATGGTTTGCCCGGACTATGAGGCTGTGGATGCCGAAGGTGTAGACCAGAAGCAACTGGAAATTCTGATGGAAGAAAACAGAAAAGCCTTGAACTCCATCGTTGCTGCATACGAAGGTATTTCGAAAATTCAGCTTTATCCCCACGAATTCGAGAAAACGCCAAAGAAAAGCATTAAAAGATACTTATATTCATCTAATAGTTAA
- the serB gene encoding phosphoserine phosphatase SerB has protein sequence MPKSEIILINISGDDKPGVTTAVTEILGNYNATILDIGQADIHHTLSLGILFKMSDDAQSGHILKEVLFKCSELNVNVRFTAISTERYDNWVSRQGQDRYIVTILGKVITAKQLSTVTKAVSDQNLNIDAIIRLSGRPSLEINEENATRSCIELSVRGTLHDKNALSSQFMQYSAELGIDISFQKDDMFRRNRRLICFDMDSTLIKTEVIDELADRAGVGEQVRAITESAMRGEIDFSESFKQRVSLLKGLDESVMKEIADNLPIMDGAERLISILKKIGFKVAILSGGFTYFGNSLKKKFDVDYVYANELEIQDGKLTGNHVGDIVDGKRKAELLKLIAQVEKIELEQVIAVGDGANDLPMLNLAGLGIAFHAKPKVKENAQQSISTIGLDGVLYFLGFRDIHIDN, from the coding sequence ATGCCAAAAAGCGAAATAATTCTAATCAATATCTCAGGAGATGATAAACCGGGAGTAACAACAGCTGTTACAGAAATTTTAGGAAATTATAATGCCACCATTCTGGATATCGGTCAGGCTGATATACATCACACCTTGTCGTTGGGCATACTCTTCAAAATGTCCGACGATGCTCAATCGGGACATATACTGAAAGAAGTCCTGTTTAAATGCTCCGAACTAAATGTCAACGTGCGCTTTACGGCAATTTCTACCGAACGATATGATAATTGGGTATCAAGACAGGGACAAGACCGATATATCGTCACCATACTCGGCAAGGTAATAACCGCAAAACAATTATCAACCGTCACCAAAGCCGTTTCTGATCAAAATTTGAACATTGATGCTATCATTCGTCTTTCCGGGCGACCATCATTAGAAATCAACGAAGAAAATGCTACTCGCTCTTGCATAGAGCTTTCGGTCAGAGGCACGTTGCATGATAAGAACGCATTGTCATCGCAATTTATGCAGTACTCTGCCGAACTGGGAATAGATATTTCGTTTCAAAAAGATGATATGTTTCGCCGAAACCGACGTCTGATATGCTTCGACATGGACTCTACGCTAATTAAAACCGAAGTTATTGACGAACTGGCCGACCGGGCAGGAGTTGGAGAACAGGTACGAGCCATTACAGAATCGGCTATGCGTGGCGAAATAGACTTTAGCGAGAGTTTCAAGCAACGTGTGTCGCTGCTCAAAGGGCTAGACGAAAGTGTTATGAAAGAAATTGCCGACAATCTTCCCATCATGGATGGAGCTGAACGCCTGATTTCAATCTTGAAGAAAATAGGGTTTAAAGTGGCTATTTTGTCGGGCGGATTTACTTACTTCGGCAATTCGCTGAAAAAGAAATTTGATGTGGATTACGTATATGCCAACGAGCTCGAAATTCAGGATGGAAAGCTTACCGGAAATCATGTGGGTGACATTGTTGATGGAAAGCGTAAAGCTGAGTTACTCAAACTCATTGCTCAGGTTGAGAAAATTGAACTTGAACAGGTGATAGCCGTAGGCGATGGAGCCAACGATCTACCCATGCTTAACCTTGCCGGACTTGGTATTGCCTTCCATGCCAAACCAAAGGTAAAAGAAAACGCACAACAATCTATTTCCACTATTGGTTTGGACGGAGTTTTGTACTTTCTTGGTTTCAGAGATATTCATATCGATAACTAA
- the ald gene encoding alanine dehydrogenase: MIIGIPKEIKNNESRVALTPGGAKTLVMNKHTVYVETHAGENSGFSDEQYLKAGAHILPTAAEVFTIAEMIIKVKEPIQSEYKLIKPNQLLFTYFHFASNKELTLAMIESGATCLAYETVEKSDKTLPLLIPMSEVAGRMSIQEGARCLEKPKGGKGILLGGVPGVKPANVLVLGGGVVGTQAALMAAGLGAHVTIADISLPRLRYLSEIMPANVDTLMSSTSNIEDILPHTDLVIGAVLIPGAKAPHLITREMLKLMQPGSVLVDVAIDQGGCFETSHPTTHAEPVYQIDGISHYCVANIPGAVPFTSTLALTNATLPYAVTLANLGWEKACELHEDLRKGLNIVEGKVVCEAVANTFNL, from the coding sequence ATGATAATTGGAATTCCAAAAGAAATCAAAAACAACGAGAGTAGGGTTGCACTGACACCCGGGGGAGCAAAAACCCTAGTAATGAACAAGCATACCGTATATGTGGAAACGCATGCCGGCGAAAACAGCGGATTTAGCGACGAGCAATACTTAAAAGCCGGGGCTCACATATTGCCTACCGCAGCCGAAGTATTTACAATTGCTGAAATGATAATAAAGGTAAAAGAACCTATTCAAAGCGAGTACAAACTTATCAAACCTAACCAGTTACTTTTTACCTATTTTCATTTTGCATCAAACAAAGAACTTACTCTTGCCATGATTGAAAGCGGAGCAACTTGTCTGGCTTATGAAACCGTAGAAAAATCTGACAAAACATTACCTCTTCTCATTCCAATGTCGGAAGTAGCCGGGAGAATGTCAATTCAGGAAGGTGCTCGTTGTCTGGAAAAACCGAAAGGTGGAAAAGGAATTTTACTGGGTGGCGTACCGGGAGTTAAACCCGCCAACGTACTTGTTTTAGGAGGTGGAGTTGTTGGTACTCAGGCAGCTTTAATGGCTGCAGGACTTGGAGCGCATGTAACTATAGCCGATATTTCATTGCCTCGTTTACGTTATCTAAGCGAAATTATGCCTGCCAATGTGGACACCTTAATGTCATCTACGTCTAACATAGAAGACATTTTACCTCACACTGATCTTGTAATTGGAGCAGTATTAATTCCGGGAGCAAAAGCACCACATCTTATCACTCGCGAAATGCTTAAACTTATGCAACCCGGATCGGTTCTCGTAGATGTTGCCATAGATCAGGGCGGTTGTTTTGAAACATCACACCCCACTACACACGCTGAACCTGTTTATCAGATAGACGGCATTTCGCACTACTGCGTAGCCAACATTCCGGGTGCCGTGCCATTTACGTCAACATTGGCTCTGACTAACGCTACACTGCCTTATGCTGTCACCCTTGCCAATTTGGGTTGGGAAAAAGCCTGCGAACTTCACGAAGACTTGCGAAAAGGATTGAATATAGTGGAAGGCAAAGTAGTGTGCGAAGCTGTAGCCAACACATTTAACCTGTAA